The following proteins are encoded in a genomic region of Dasypus novemcinctus isolate mDasNov1 chromosome 3, mDasNov1.1.hap2, whole genome shotgun sequence:
- the KLHL33 gene encoding kelch-like protein 33, whose protein sequence is MSVSGTEHRPSDAGRISLPAQKDSLPLPAPIASSWPPSPDEDTGLPPSHLEEPAPRTLVAGNLSSPALYLEEEEEEEEEDAVEPEALRSEQHPSQFFTEAQRLREQKLLLDEKVSVGGQVYGVHRVVLAAVSSLFRDRLLEKAGLRPPLSLDVAAGGWEAVLAFAYEGVLGPAPRGDVLAAAEALGAPRVKAAAQRRCEGAASARQDEKTFSQLEELRENLRSIELLYREGVGCDLELEAVGCRLRVHRAALACGSEFFGAMLLSGMRESQGTKVSLRTVSAQDLQLLVSFAYSGAVRARWPGLLRAAQAALQYQSSSCLALCQKGLAQGLNPARCLTLFCMAEAPGLERLWSKARHYLLTHLPAVALCPAFPAFPAACLAELLESDELHVQEEFEAFEAARCWLAANPETQESEAKALLQCVRFGRMSTRELKRVRAAGLPPPLSPDLLHQLMVESEIPGQERRREPDQALVVIGGDGLTSDMAVRQTSRGVWWARAFCCGMGLVRTVEWGQLPPLPAPGRFRHGAASLAGRELFVCGGQDFYSHTNTLASTLRWDPNQEDWEEMAPLCQARSLFPLVVLDGQLYALGGRDSGVALSSVETYNPELNIWRPAPALPAPLFAHAAAVLEGRLYVSGGCCGTGQYLASLLHYNPQLEKPGTLLSPMGVPRAGHIMAALGGRLYVAGGLGETGDLLSFETYEPRTDSWTHLAPLPSPHVGAAGAVLQGELLVMGGYSHHTYALSHLVHAYSPGLGRWLSLGTLPRPRAEMPACILALPTVQHIALVSTLHQTKPAR, encoded by the exons ATGAGCGTCTCTGGCACTGAGCATCGCCCCTCTGACGCCGGGCGCATCTCCCTTCCCGCGCAGAAGGACAGCCTCCCTCTGCCAGCCCCGATAGCCTCTTCTTGGCCTCCCTCCCCGGACGAGGATACCGGCTTGCCCCCCTCTCATCTAGAAGAGCCCGCGCCCAGGACCCTTGTTGCTGGGAACCTTAGCTCTCCAGCCTTATACctagaggaagaggaggaggaggaggaggaagacgcGGTGGAGCCCGAGGCGTTGCGAAGCGAGCAGCACCCGAGCCAGTTCTTCACCGAAGCACAGCGGCTGCGGGAGCAGAAGCTGCTGCTGGATGAAAAGGTGTCGGTTGGGGGGCAAGTGTACGGGGTGCACCGGGTGGTCTTGGCTGCAGTCAGCAGCCTCTTCCGGGACAGGCTGTTGGAAAAGGCAGGTCTGCGGCCCCCCCTCAGCCTCGACGTGGCCGCCGGGGGCTGGGAGGCTGTGCTGGCCTTCGCCTACGAGGGGGTGCTGGGCCCCGCCCCGCGGGGGGACGTGCTGGCCGCCGCAGAAGCCCTGGGGGCGCCGCGAGTGAAGGCCGCGGCCCAGCGGAGATGCGAGGGGGCTGCAAGTGCCCGGCAAGATGAGAAGACATTCAGTCAGCTGGAGGAGCTGAGGGAGAATCTGCGCAGCATCGAACTTCTGTACAGAGAGGGCGTCGGGTGCGACCTGGAACTGGAGGCGGTCGGCTGCCGCCTGAGGG TACACAGAGCAGCCCTGGCCTGTGGCAGTGAGTTCTTTGGGGCCATGCTCCTGAGTGGGATGAGGGAATCCCAGGGCACGAAGGTGTCTCTGCGTACTGTCTCTGCTCAGGACCTGCAACTCCTCGTCTCTTTTGCCTACTCTGGAGCAGTGCGGGCAAGGTGGCCAGGACTGCTGAGAGCTGCCCAGGCTGCTCTACAATACCAGAGCTCTTCCTGCCTGGCTCTGTGCCAAAAAGGTTTGGCACAGGGTCTCAACCCTGCCCGCTGCCTGACCCTGTTCTGCATGGCTGAAGCCCCTGGATTGGAGAGGCTCTGGAGTAAAGCCCGTCATTACCTCCTTACCCATCTGCCTGCTGTGGCTTTGTGCCCTGCCTTCCCTGCTTTTCCAGCTGCCTGCCTGGCTGAGCTCCTGGAGAGTGATGAGCTCCACGTGCAGGAGGAGTTTGAGGCCTTTGAGGCTGCACGGTGTTGGTTAGCTGCCAACCCTGAGACCCAAGAGTCAGAGGCCAAGGCCCTTCTTCAGTGTGTCCGCTTTGGCCGCATGTCCACCAGGGAGCTCAAGAGGGTGCGGGCAGCTGGGcttcccccacccctgtccccagACCTGCTGCACCAATTGATGGTGGAGAGTGAGATTCCAGGTCAAGAGAGGCGAAGGGAGCCTGACCAGGCACTGGTGGTGATTGGTGGAGATGGGCTCACATCGGACATGGCCGTAAGACAGACATCCCGAGGAGTGTGGTGGGCCCGCGCCTTCTGCTGTGGAATGGGACTGGTACGAACAGTGGAGTGGGGGCAGCTGccccccctgcctgccccagggcGCTTTCGGCATGGAGCTGCAAGTCTGGCAGGGAGAGAACTCTTTGTGTGTGGAGGACAGGATTTTTACAGCCACACCAACACTCTGGCTTCAACTCTCAG GTGGGACCCCAATCAAGAGGACTGGGAGGAGATGGCACCTTTGTGCCAGGCTCGGAGCCTTTTTCCTCTGGTGGTGCTGGATGGACAACTTTATGCTCTGGGTGGGCGAGACAGTGGTGTTGCCCTCAGTTCTGTGGAGACCTATAACCCCGAACTCAATATATGGAG GCCAGCACCTGCTCTTCCAGCCCCACTCTTTGCCCATGCTGCTGCTGTTTTGGAAGGCCGATTGTACGTGAGCGGTGGCTGCTGTGGAACTGGCCAATACCTGGCTTCACTGCTGCACTATAACCCCCAACTTGAGAAGCCAGGGACACTTCTGAGCCCTATGGGGGTTCCACGGGCTGGCCACATCATGGCTGCTCTGGGAGGGAGGTTGTATGTAGCAGGTGGGCTAGGTGAGACTGGAGACCTGCTGAGCTTTGAAACTTATGAACCAAGGACTGATAGCTGGACTCACCTGGCACCGCTGCCTTCCCCCCATGTGGGGGCTGCAGGTGCTGTGCTGCAGGGGGAGTTACTGGTGATGGGGGGCTATAGCCACCACACTTATGCCCTTTCCCACCTTGTCCATGCCTACTCTCCTGGCCTGGGCCGATGGCTCTCCCTGGGAACTCTGCCGAGGCCTCGAGCTGAGATGCCTGCCTGCATCCTGGCACTGCCCACAGTGCAGCACATAGCTTTGGTTTCCACCCTGCACCAGACCAAGCCTGCTAGGTGA